The Bradyrhizobium sp. CCBAU 051011 DNA segment ACGTCTACAGCCGCGTGGTCTATGGCGCGCGCGTCTCGCTCTTTGTCGGCATCACGGTAGCGCTGATCAGCATCGCCTGTGGCCTGTTCATCGGTCTGCTCGCCGGCTTCTTCCGCATTCTGGATGCCGTGATCATGCGGATCATGGACGGGCTGATGGCGATCCCGGCCATCCTGCTGGCGATCGCAATGGTGTCGCTGTTCCGCTCCAGCGTGTGGACGGTGATCATCGCCATCACGGTTCCGCAGATTCCAGGCGTGGTCCGGCTCGTGCGCTCCATCGTGCTCAGCGTGCGCGAGGAACCCTATGTCGAGGCGGCGGTGACGCTCGGCACTTCGACCCCGAAACTGCTGTGGCGGCATGTGTTGCCCAATACGATCGCGCCGATGATCGTGCAGGGCACGTTCATCTGCGCGTCGGCCATCCTCATCGAAGCCATCCTGTCCTTCCTTGGCATCGGCGTGCCGCCGGAGGTGCCGACCTGGGGCAACATCATGGCCGAGGGCCGCCAGGTCTTCAGCCTGTATCCGCACAACATCATCTATCCCGGCGTGTGCCTTGCGCTCACGATCCTTGCCGTCAACGTTCTCGGCGACGGCTTGCGCGATACGCTCGATCCCAAGATGGCGAAGCGGGTGTGATGTGAGCAACACTGTCCTCGAAGTCTCAAATCTTTCCGTCGCCATCAACGGAGGCGACCGGACGCACGCGGTGCAGGGCATCAACCTGACCGTCGGTGCCGACGAGATCGTCTGCGTGGTGGGCGAATCCGGCTCCGGCAAATCGGTGACGGCGCAGGCCGTCATGGGCCTGCTGCCGAAGGGGGCGATGCAGGTCGAGAGCGGTTCGATCCGGCTGCAGGGTGATCAACTGCTCACCAAATCCGACGCCGAACTGCGCGCGGTCCGCGGCACCCGCATGGCCATGGTGTTCCAGGAACCGATGACCGCGCTCAATCCGGTCGAGCGCGTCGGCGACCAGATCCGCGAGGTGCTGGAGATCCACACCGGCCTCGACCAGAAGGAGCAGCGCGCGCGCGTGCTCGAGATCATGCGCGCGGTGCATCTGCCCGATCCTGAGCAGATGATCGATGCCTATCCGCACCAGCTCTCCGGCGGCCAGCGTCAGCGGATCATGATCGCGGCGGCGCTGGTGCTCGATCCGGCCCTGCTGATTGCCGACGAGCCGACCACGGCGCTCGACGTCACCACGCAGGCGCAGATCCTCAAGCTCGTGCGGGAAATGCAGGGGCGCACCAAAACCGGCGTGCTGTTCATCACCCATGATTTCGGCGTCGTCTCCGAGATCGCTGACCGCGTCGTGGTGATGCAGATGGGCCGGATCGTGGAGCAAGGCCCCTGCGAGGAGGTGCTGCGGAATCCACGCGAGGACTATACGCGAATGCTCTTGGCCGCCGTGCCGAGCATGACGCCGCCGAAGCGGTCGCCGGTGACCGGACCGGTGGTCCTGCAGACCGAGAATCTTTTCAAGACTTATGGCAAGCGCTCGCTGTTCCAGCCGAAGGCCCGCGTGGTGGCCGCGGTCAAGGACGTCTCGCTGACGATCCGGCGCGGTGAAACGCTGGGCATTGTCGGCGAATCCGGGTCCGGCAAGTCGACGGTGGCACGCTGCGTCGCGCGGTTGGTCGATACGTCAGCGGGCGGCATCAAGATCGACGGCGTCGATATCGCGGCGATGCGCGAGGCAAAATTCCGCCCGATGCGCCGGCGCATCCAGTTCATTTTCCAAGACCCATATCGATCGCTCAATCCGCGCCGCACGGTTGGCGAGGCGATCATCGAGGGGCCGATGAATTTTGGCCTCAGCCGCAAGGAGGCATTGCAGCGCGCGCGCGACCTGATGGCCGTGGTGCATCTGCCGCCGGCTGCGATCGATCGTTTTCCGCATCAGTTCTCCGGCGGCCAGCGCCAGCGGATCTGTATTGCGCGGGCGCTGGCGATGGAGCCTGAGTTGCTGATCGGCGACGAGCCCGTGTCGGCGCTAGACGTGTCCGTGCAGGATCAGGTGCTGAAGCTTCTGGACGAGGTGCGCCGCAGGTTTAATCTGGCGGTGCTGTTCATCACCCACGATCTGCGGGTGGCTGCCCAGGTCTGTGACCGGATCGCGGTCATGCAGCGCGGGGTCATCGTCGAGCAGGGCGCCACGGCTGAAGTCTTTGCCGCGCCCCAGCACGAATACACCAAGGCGCTGTTCGACGCCGCGCCCGGCCGGCATCAGGAATTTGCCGCCAGCGCGTGATGGCGTTGCGTTCCTTGCCATCATTGCAAGCGCAAGCGACTTGTCCCGCCTTTCGCTCTTTGAGCTCTGGCGGACAAGTCGTTGCTACACTCGCTAGCGCAAACGCTTCGCGTTTGTCGCAGGCCGTGACGGGGAAATCAGCAGTGGCTATCTCGCTCCAGCTCAGGCCCGTCATTCAGCAGCGGGGACCGGATTTGCGGATGTTGAGGCGAAGGGGAACGCCGATCGCGTGCGGGCTTGCTTGCCGTGGAATTCGATTTTTCGGGATGATGTTGTTCGTTCGGCATGTCGTCAGCGCTCCATTTTGCTGCACGACAACATCTTGACCGCCGTTGCGTTCCTCAAACCGGATGCGCCGCGAGATGTTCCAGCATTAATTCGCAGACACGTTCCGGCGCCTGATCCGCCGCAAAGTGCCCGACGCCCGGCAGCACCTCGAAGCGATAGGGTGCGGCGATGAAATCGACCGTGCCTTCGGCGGCGATGCGGCCGACGGTGTCGTCGGCGTCGCCCCATATATAGAGCGTGGGCACGCGGATCGGGCCGAGCGGCCCGCGGATCGCGCCGCGTGCGCGATACCAGGCCAGCGCAGCTTCCATCGCGTCCTTGTTGCCGAGCACGGCGAGATGCATCTCGATCGCCTCCGCGGGAACGCCGTTGGCGACGAGACGCTCGCGCAGCCATCCGGCGTCGTTCGCGAGCACGATAGCGGCGGCGTCAGGTTCCAGAAACGCCTTGTGATGTTTTGAGCGTTGCGCCTGCTCGCCGTCGGTTTCGAGCGCGCGATTGAACGCATTCGGATGCGGCCGCGAGAGAATCGTGAGCGAGGCCAGCCGTTCATGGTGGCGGTCGGCGATAGCCCAGGCGATGCTGCCGCCCCAGTCGTGGCCGGCGAGATGAAAGCGCGCCGCGCCATAGCCCGCGGCCGTAGCGATCGCCATCGCGTCGTCCATCAGGCGGTCGATCAGGTAATGCGAAAATTCGCGCGGATCGGGGCGGGCACCCGGCGAATAGCCGCGCTGGCTCGGTGCGATGGCGCGGTAGCCCATGTCGCCGAGCGCCGTCACCTGCGCGCGCCAGCAATGCATTGATTCCGCAAAGCCGTGCAGCAGCAGTACCAGCGGCGCGCCGGGCGGGCCGGCCGTGATGGCATCGAAGACGAGATGCGGCGCGATGGCGATTTGTTCTGATGCCGGCATGCGGCGATCCTGGACAGCCAATCGGGCCGATCCATGTCCGGGCCGATTTCAGCCGGGCGGGCGGAATTGTGCAACCCGGGAAAAGTGCTGTATTGGAAGCCGCATCAGAGGCCCCGAGGGGACGGACGTTTGCATTATCTGAGGTCAATTCTATTCGATGCCGCCGTGGTGATCCTGACGGTCGTCGTTGCATCGACGGTGCCGTTCATGGCGCTGTTCAACGCAAGCAGTGCGACGGTGCGTGCGGTCTCCCAGGTGTGGGCCAACGGCATCATGTTCCTGATGAAGTACGTCATAGGGCTGGACTATCGCGTCGAGGGGCGTGAGCACGTTCCCGACGGCCCCTGCATCATTGCCTGCAATCATCAATCGCTGTGGGAGACCGCGGCACTCTGCGTGATTTTCCCCGACGCCAGCATCGTCGCCAAGAAGGAACTCCGGAAGCTGCCATTGGTTGGGTGGTTTCTCGAGCACTATCCGATGATCCTGGTCGATCGCTCGGCGGGCCGCCATGCGCTGCGCCAGATGGTCGATGAAGCAAAGCGCGCGGTCGGCGAGGGGCGCAAGGTACTGCTGTTTCCGCAAGGCACGCGGCAGGCGATCGACGAGCCCGTGAAGTTTCAGTCGGCCGGCATTTCCGCGCTCTACACCAACCTCGAAGTCCCCGTGGTGCCGGCGGCATGCAATTCCGGGCTGTTCTGGGGCAAGAAGACCCTGATGATCCACTCCGGCATCATCACGCTCTCGTTCCTCCCGCCGATCGCGCCGGGCCTGCCGCGAAAGGAGTTTCAGCAGAAGATGGAGCGGATGATTGCGGAGGAGGCGAGCCGCTTGCTGACGGTCAGCGAGGCCAAGGTGCGCTAGCTTGCGCGGCGCGCGGCGAACCAGCCTGCGAGGGGCGCAAGAAATGCCAGGCACCAGATGAACTGTGAGATTCTCGGCGCGGCGAAAGCCACGGCCGTCCCGAGCACGAACACGCACAGCGGAAACAGCGCCGTCGCCAGCAACTGCGGATTGCTCTGGCCCCGCAGCGCCAGGACCCACAACAGCGCATTCAGCGCGGCGATCACGGTCAGGTGGAATCCATAGAGCACCGCGATCACGCCATCGACCCGATAGACGCCGTAGAGACCGTTCGTCACCGGCAGGATGATGATCGAGAGCAGAAAAAACAGATTGAGAAACACCACGCCCCGGCCGCCTTCCGGCGCCACGGCAAGCCGCCGGTGATGGCTGAACCAGAACAGCCCGGCGACGATGAAGCTGATCGTCAGCGCAATGATGGGGTGCGCGTAGACGTGAATCAGACCCATCCAGGTCGGCGGTTGCGTGAAACTGCTGGCCTTCGGCAGATCGTAGGCGAGCAGCGTCATGGCAACGCCAAAGATGGTGTTGCTTAGCATCTCCAGCCGGCGCATTTCGAAAAGACCGATTTGCGGCAATGTAGTCCCCCAAGTCTCCAGTCCGTCCCCGCCCGATTCAAGTTAAGCTTGGCAGAGCGTGGCTTGCCTAGCCGTAGCTCGCGGCCACAGGCCCGCCTTCGCCCATTGGGCTTCGGCGCGGCAGCCTTCACTCGCTGCGCGAGCGAAGGCTGGTGCGGGCGGTGGGACTCGAACCCACACGACGTTGCCATCGAGGGATTTTAAGTTTGTATTCCGCTGTCCCTGGCTGTCACCGGCTGATCGCCAGGAAACGCTGTATTTTCCAGCACTTTTCGTATATTATCCGTACAGCTGGGGACAGCCCGGTAGTCGGCGAGTACCCGAAACTCCTACCCTACACCCTACCCTGGGCCCCCGAGGGATTTTGCGAGGGACTGCTGAATGCCTCACTTTCTCAGCGAAGATTTCGTCCGCAACAGGCTCGGCAGGCTGATGGCCGGGCGTGACGAGCGGTTCTTTCGCGACAGCAAGCTCACCGGGTTCCTATTGCGCGTCCGGCGGGCCGCTGAAGGTAACATTTTACTGCGCGCGTGGTTCATCGAACAGCCGGTGCCCGGAAAGACGAACCCGCGCAAAGTCATCATTGGCGACTATCCGACGTTCCCGGCCGACAAGGCCCGCGAGCAGGCGCAGTCAATGCTGCAGGCGGTGAAGCGGGGCGACGATCCCGCTACCGAGCGGGCAACCAAGAAGGCAGCGCCGACGTGGGACGATTTGGTTGCCGTCTTCCGCAGCAAGTTCCTACCGAAGAAGAAACCTTCGACCCGCAAACGCTACAACGGCGTGATCGACCGAATCCTGACGCCCGCTTTCAAACGTTGCCGCGTCGCCGATATCAGCACGCCGATGGTGGCGGCCATGTATGCGCGGCGCGCTGATACTCCCGCCGACGCTAACAACGCCATGCGCACGCTCTCGAAGATGATGAGCTTCGCGATTGGCGAGGGAATGCGCCATGATCGGATCAACCCGTGCAGGGGGATCGAACGCTTCAAGAGCCGCGAGCGCGAGCGTTGGATTGACGAGAAAGAAATGCCGCTGTTTGTGGCGGAGCTGGCTAGGGCGCCGGTCGATCCGGTGCACGATCTGCTGCGTTTCCTGACCATCACGGGCTGGCGCGTAAGCGACGCGCGCTTGCTCGACTGGTCGGTAGTCGATCTGAAAAAGCTTGAGGTGCACCTCGAGGACAGCGTGACCAAAGGCCGGCCGACCGTGCTGTCGACCGACGCCGCGGCGCTGATCGACCGCCAGCCGGGCCGGGCGGGCGCCGTCTTTTCGAAGCGGGCTGGCCAACCGGTCGACTACGGGTATCTGCGCGAGACGCTGGCCGCCGTGCTGAATAAGGCTGGCATCAGGTCCGAGAAGCGCGCCTCCGACGGTGTGGTCGAGAGGGTCACGCCGCACACATTGCGCCATACCGCAGCAAGCTGGGCGTCGCTCGGCGGCGCCGATCCGTTCGAACTACGCGATACCTTCGCGTGGAAGACGTTGGCGATGGCCAACAAGTACGTGAAGGTCGCCGAGACCCGCGCCCGCCGCGGTGTCGAACGGCTGGCCGGTGCAATTAATCTCAACGGCAAGGCGTCCGCCCAAGTCACGAACATCGCCGGGGCGCGGCGATGAAGCAGGCGCAACACGCTTCTGAAGCCGAGGGGTTGTATGCTCTTGTACGACACGGCGAGCGGGTAGAAAAAGTCCCGGCGTGCACCGACGCGCGGTTGTGGATGGCTTGTGAGAAACACCTTCCCCACGACATCCTGCTTCCCGCGCTGCTTCGACTGACCGAGCTGATGGAACTTGCGCGTCAGGCGCATGCGGCCGCCAGGAAAGCAGATAGTAGGGCGGCTGGAATCCGCGGGCGCCCGGAGGGAGGCGTTGGCGCTGAGGTCGACGAGCTGATTGATCGCGGACTTTTCCAGAGCACGGCAAGGGCATATGTCGCCCGCAAACGTGCATTGCCGTACGAAACGGTCGCCGATCTACATCGACGACGGCGCAGGTACCGGAAATAACCCCGGATATGTTTCGTCTCCCGCGGTGAGGCTGACCGGTATAGATGGGGCGGCACCCATAATCACTGAGGTGCCGCCATGCGTGATGAGGACATTGACCGTACCGTTCGGCTGTTCAAGGAACGGTCTGCCTTCTGGACCAGCCAAGGCTACATCGGCGCAGCCCTGTACGAGGCCTTGGCCTCCGACGCCGCGCTTCCCGAGAATCTTTCCCCGAAGGTTATCGCCGCGCTCGAGAACGTGAAGCCGAGCGCCATGGCGCAGCGTCGGAAGCGCGGCGGACCGCCGTCGTTCCTCCGCAGTGCGCAAAACAAAATTGATTACCCGCGCGCCAGCTACTGCCTCTACCTGCGCGATCGGTTCGTCAACCGCCCGACCTCGCGCGCCGCGGCGGAGTACAGCCGCGCCATCCAGGCAACTTCATAGTCGAGGCGGCCGGGCGGCGCGCCCGAACACGAGATCGAGTTCCCTTCGCATGGCGAAGGCGCCCACCGGGGCGAAGCCCGGTTCGATCACAACAATCCAATGATCACAGGGATACAAACCATGTCACCCGCCTTCAACCTGCCGACCGAACGCGTCCTGCTCGGGACGACAGCGATGTGGAATGCGGAATCAAAGTGGACCGATCGCGACGGTTTGCCGATTCCGCCGACGCCGAAGCTCGTGATTGGCATGCGCCGCATCGTGCGGCGCTGGCTCGACCACACGCCCATCGACATCACCGAGCAGCCGCTGCCCGATGTCGACACGCTCAATGCGGCGATCCCGAAGCCCTGGCGGCCCGGCCTCAACGGTCAGGAAGAGCCGCCGTATGCAGTGCACTATGTTGTCCAGTTCTGTGACCCGCAGACCGGCCAGCTCTACACGTTCGTGAACAAGACCTACGGCTCGAAGCTTGCCTACGACCAACTCGAAGAACAGATCGCTGTCATGAGTGCCCTGCGTGGCGCGAACGTCGTCGCGGTCGTGCTCTTGGACCAGGCGCCGATGAAGACGCGGAACTACGGCATGAAATTGCGTCCGCACTTCAAGGTTATCGACTTCAAGGTACCGCCGGGCAGTGGAGCCGATGGTGAGCAGCTGACGCCGCAGTCGCCGCCGCCGCAGCTCAGCGGCGCAACCGGTGCAGCGGCTCCCGTGCCGAAGCCTGATACGAGCGCGGCTCCTGCCTTGGCGTCTCCGCCGTCTCCGGATCCTGAGACCAAGGCGGCGTTGACGCTCGACCAGATGAAATCGGCGAAGCCGGTGACGGTGGGCGAGATCATCAACGACGAATTGCCGCCCTGGGCCTGAGCGGCCACGCAGCACGGGAGGCCCGCGTGCGGGCCTCCCGGATCTCCG contains these protein-coding regions:
- a CDS encoding ABC transporter permease is translated as MVDATILEPVLPASPGKPAAYRKLLRNPGVVFGAAVITIVLLMGLFAAWLGTIDPTAISPIARNKVPGAEITMRTDTGERIKMIAKFGTDSLGRDVYSRVVYGARVSLFVGITVALISIACGLFIGLLAGFFRILDAVIMRIMDGLMAIPAILLAIAMVSLFRSSVWTVIIAITVPQIPGVVRLVRSIVLSVREEPYVEAAVTLGTSTPKLLWRHVLPNTIAPMIVQGTFICASAILIEAILSFLGIGVPPEVPTWGNIMAEGRQVFSLYPHNIIYPGVCLALTILAVNVLGDGLRDTLDPKMAKRV
- a CDS encoding ABC transporter ATP-binding protein; its protein translation is MSNTVLEVSNLSVAINGGDRTHAVQGINLTVGADEIVCVVGESGSGKSVTAQAVMGLLPKGAMQVESGSIRLQGDQLLTKSDAELRAVRGTRMAMVFQEPMTALNPVERVGDQIREVLEIHTGLDQKEQRARVLEIMRAVHLPDPEQMIDAYPHQLSGGQRQRIMIAAALVLDPALLIADEPTTALDVTTQAQILKLVREMQGRTKTGVLFITHDFGVVSEIADRVVVMQMGRIVEQGPCEEVLRNPREDYTRMLLAAVPSMTPPKRSPVTGPVVLQTENLFKTYGKRSLFQPKARVVAAVKDVSLTIRRGETLGIVGESGSGKSTVARCVARLVDTSAGGIKIDGVDIAAMREAKFRPMRRRIQFIFQDPYRSLNPRRTVGEAIIEGPMNFGLSRKEALQRARDLMAVVHLPPAAIDRFPHQFSGGQRQRICIARALAMEPELLIGDEPVSALDVSVQDQVLKLLDEVRRRFNLAVLFITHDLRVAAQVCDRIAVMQRGVIVEQGATAEVFAAPQHEYTKALFDAAPGRHQEFAASA
- a CDS encoding 1-acyl-sn-glycerol-3-phosphate acyltransferase, whose product is MHYLRSILFDAAVVILTVVVASTVPFMALFNASSATVRAVSQVWANGIMFLMKYVIGLDYRVEGREHVPDGPCIIACNHQSLWETAALCVIFPDASIVAKKELRKLPLVGWFLEHYPMILVDRSAGRHALRQMVDEAKRAVGEGRKVLLFPQGTRQAIDEPVKFQSAGISALYTNLEVPVVPAACNSGLFWGKKTLMIHSGIITLSFLPPIAPGLPRKEFQQKMERMIAEEASRLLTVSEAKVR
- a CDS encoding tyrosine-type recombinase/integrase encodes the protein MPHFLSEDFVRNRLGRLMAGRDERFFRDSKLTGFLLRVRRAAEGNILLRAWFIEQPVPGKTNPRKVIIGDYPTFPADKAREQAQSMLQAVKRGDDPATERATKKAAPTWDDLVAVFRSKFLPKKKPSTRKRYNGVIDRILTPAFKRCRVADISTPMVAAMYARRADTPADANNAMRTLSKMMSFAIGEGMRHDRINPCRGIERFKSRERERWIDEKEMPLFVAELARAPVDPVHDLLRFLTITGWRVSDARLLDWSVVDLKKLEVHLEDSVTKGRPTVLSTDAAALIDRQPGRAGAVFSKRAGQPVDYGYLRETLAAVLNKAGIRSEKRASDGVVERVTPHTLRHTAASWASLGGADPFELRDTFAWKTLAMANKYVKVAETRARRGVERLAGAINLNGKASAQVTNIAGARR
- a CDS encoding TMEM175 family protein, giving the protein MRRLEMLSNTIFGVAMTLLAYDLPKASSFTQPPTWMGLIHVYAHPIIALTISFIVAGLFWFSHHRRLAVAPEGGRGVVFLNLFFLLSIIILPVTNGLYGVYRVDGVIAVLYGFHLTVIAALNALLWVLALRGQSNPQLLATALFPLCVFVLGTAVAFAAPRISQFIWCLAFLAPLAGWFAARRAS
- a CDS encoding alpha/beta fold hydrolase gives rise to the protein MPASEQIAIAPHLVFDAITAGPPGAPLVLLLHGFAESMHCWRAQVTALGDMGYRAIAPSQRGYSPGARPDPREFSHYLIDRLMDDAMAIATAAGYGAARFHLAGHDWGGSIAWAIADRHHERLASLTILSRPHPNAFNRALETDGEQAQRSKHHKAFLEPDAAAIVLANDAGWLRERLVANGVPAEAIEMHLAVLGNKDAMEAALAWYRARGAIRGPLGPIRVPTLYIWGDADDTVGRIAAEGTVDFIAAPYRFEVLPGVGHFAADQAPERVCELMLEHLAAHPV